In the Lates calcarifer isolate ASB-BC8 linkage group LG24, TLL_Latcal_v3, whole genome shotgun sequence genome, one interval contains:
- the zic1 gene encoding zinc finger protein ZIC 1 encodes MLLDAGPQYPTIGVTTFGSSRHHSTGEVTEREVALGINPFADGMGAFKINHSSHDIGSGQTAFSSQAPGYAAAALGHHHHPTHVGSYSTAAFNSTRDFLFRNRGFGDAAGAQHSLFASGSFAGPHGHSDAAGHLLFPGLHEQAASHASSNVVNSQMRLGFSGDMYGRADQYGHVTSPRSDHYASTQLHGYGPMNMNMAAHHGAGAFFRYMRQPIKQELICKWIEPEQLTNPKKSCNKTFSTMHELVTHLTVEHVGGPEQTNHICFWEDCSREGKPFKAKYKLVNHIRVHTGEKPFPCPFPGCGKVFARSENLKIHKRTHTGEKPFKCEFDGCDRRFANSSDRKKHMHVHTSDKPYLCKMCDKSYTHPSSLRKHMKVHESTNPASQPSPAASSGYESSTPPTIVSPSTENQSSSSISPAASAVHHTASHSTLSSNFNEWYV; translated from the exons ATGCTCTTGGACGCAGGACCGCAGTATCCCACCATAGGAGTCACTACTTTCGGCTCCTCGCGGCATCACTCAACAGGCgaagtcacagagagagaagtggcgTTGGGGATAAATCCGTTCGCGGATGGGATGGGCGCcttcaaaataaaccacagctCCCACGATATTGGCTCCGGACAGACGGCGTTTTCCTCCCAGGCGCCCGGCTACGCAGCAGCCGCCCTGGGACACCATCACCACCCGACCCACGTTGGCTCTTACTCCACGGCAGCTTTCAACTCCACCAGGGACTTTCTCTTCAGAAATCGGGGTTTCGGGGACGCCGCCGGGGCGCAGCACAGTTTGTTCGCCTCTGGAAGTTTCGCAGGGCCACATGGACACTCAGATGCAGCGGGGCACCTGCTCTTCCCGGGGCTTCACGAGCAAGCGGCGAGCCATGCCTCTTCCAACGTGGTCAACAGCCAGATGCGGCTGGGCTTCTCGGGGGACATGTATGGACGGGCCGACCAGTACGGCCACGTTACGAGCCCGCGGTCCGACCACTATGCTTCGACCCAGCTGCACGGCTACGGCCCCATGAACATGAATATGGCCGCGCACCACGGAGCAGGGGCCTTCTTTCGCTACATGAGGCAGCCGATCAAACAAGAGCTCATCTGCAAGTGGATCGAGCCGGAGCAGCTGACGAATCCCAAAAAGTCGTGCAACAAAACTTTTAGCACAATGCACGAGCTTGTCACCCATCTGACGGTGGAGCATGTGGGGGGACCGGAGCAGACCAACCACATCTGCTTCTGGGAGGACTGCTCCAGAGAAGGGAAGCCATTCAAAGCCAAATACAAACTTGTAAATCATATCAGAGTACACACCGGAGAAAAACCCTTTCCGTGCCCGTTCCCCGGCTGTGGCAAAGTATTTGCTCGATCGGAAAATCTAAAAATTCACAAAAGGACTCACACCG gTGAGAAGCCTTTTAAGTGTGAATTTGACGGCTGCGACAGGCGATTTGCAAACAGCAGTGACCGCAAGAAACACATGCACGTCCACACGTCGGACAAGCCCTATCTGTGCAAAATGTGCGACAAGTCATACACACACCCCAGCTCCCTCCGAAAACACATGAAG GTCCACGAATCCACCAATCCAGCATCGCAGCCATCTCCAGCGGCCAGTTCAGGGTACGAGTCCTCCACGCCTCCCACCATAGTATCACCGTCCACAGAGAAccagagcagcagctccatATCACCAGCAGCCTCAGCAGTACACCACACAGCCAGCCACAGCACGCTGTCGTCAAATTTCAATGAATGGTACgtgtaa